In Silene latifolia isolate original U9 population chromosome 3, ASM4854445v1, whole genome shotgun sequence, a single window of DNA contains:
- the LOC141647481 gene encoding DNA-directed RNA polymerase V subunit 7-like, with protein sequence MFLKVQLSWNVIIPAENMNVKGLLLQRAIIVRLMEEFAVKKATKELGYLLAVTTLDKVGEGRVRQQTGDVLFPVTFTCLTFKIFRGEVIEGVVHKILKHGVFLKCGPIENIFLSPQKMPGYDYVPGENPVFVSEKQSKIEKDVMVRFSVIGTKWIESEREFQAVVTLERDFLGPV encoded by the coding sequence ATGTTTCTGAAGGTGCAATTGTCCTGGAATGTGATCATTCCTGCTGAAAACATGAATGTGAAAGGATTGTTACTTCAAAGAGCAATCATTGTTCGACTAATGGAAGAATTTGCAGTCAAGAAGGCAACCAAAGAACTCGGCTATTTGCTTGCAGTTACTACTCTGGATAAAGTCGGGGAGGGGAGAGTTAGGCAACAGACGGGAGATGTGCTGTTTCCCGTAACCTTCACTTGCCTCACTTTCAAAATTTTCCGAGGAGAGGTTATTGAGGGAGTAGTCCACAAGATACTGAAGCATGGTGTGTTTTTGAAATGTGGGCCCATTGAAAATATATTTCTCTCCCCCCAGAAAATGCCTGGCTATGATTACGTCCCTGGTGAAAACCCAGTATTTGTCAGTGAAAAACAGTCAAAGATCGAAAAAGATGTCATGGTGCGTTTTTCTGTGATTGGGACAAAGTGGATTGAGTCTGAAAGGGAATTCCAAGCTGTGGTCACTTTAGAACGCGACTTTCTTGGGCCTGTCTGA